A section of the Castanea sativa cultivar Marrone di Chiusa Pesio chromosome 12, ASM4071231v1 genome encodes:
- the LOC142620884 gene encoding putative polygalacturonase, translated as MGLCLKLRTSHVISAIVIVGILTLRVAECRNKHHHHGDNGGKIEYPAINCRKHSAVLTDFGAVGDGKTSNTKAFNAAIQKLSTYAPDGGAQLIVPPGKWLTGSFNLTSHFTLFLHKDAVILGSQDESEWPAIPVLPSYGRGRDATGGRLSALIFGSNLTDVVITGNNGTIDGQGSTWWKKFRAGELNMTRPYMIEIMYSDQIQVSNLTLINSPSWFVHPIYCSNVLVKGLTILAPVDSPNTDGVDPDSCTNTRIEDCFIVSGDDCIAVKSGWDEYGIKVGMPTQHLIIRRLTCISPDSATIALGSEMSGGIQDVRAEDITAIDTESGVRIKTAVGRGGYVKDIYVRRMTLKTMKYVFWMAGNYNQHPDPKYDPKAVPKIKGINYRDVVAENVTYSAKLDGIQGDPFTGICISNVTITLTEKPKKLQWNCTDIAGVTSNVTPTPCALLPEKQGVDCAFPTSRLPIDDVQLKTCSASH; from the exons ATGGGGCTGTGTCTAAAACTCAGAACATCCCAT GTTATCTCAGCGATTGTTATCGTGGGAATACTAACTTTAAGGGTCGCAGAATGCCGAAACAAACATCATCATCATGGAGATAATGGGGGAAAAATAGAGTATCCAGCAATAAATTGTCGAAAGCACAGTGCAGTTTTGACGGATTTTGGAGCAGTTGGTGATGGAAAAACATCAAACACAAAGGCTTTTAATGCTGCGATTCAGAAACTAAGCACATATGCACCAGATGGTGGGGCACAGCTTATTGTACCACCTGGTAAATGGTTAACTGGAAGCTTTAATCTCACCAGCCATTTCACCCTTTTTCTTCACAAGGATGCGGTTATTCTTGGATCACAG GATGAGTCAGAATGGCCTGCTATTCCTGTGCTGCCTTCCTACGGTAGAGGAAGGGATGCAACTGGTGGACGGTTAAGCGCTCTCATTTTTGGTTCAAATCTCACTGATGTCGTAATAACTG GTAACAATGGCACAATTGATGGACAGGGTTCTACTTGGTGGAAGAAGTTCCGTGCCGGAGAATTGAACATGACACGACCATACATGATTGAGATTATGTACTCTGATCAAATCCAAGTATCTAATCTCACTCTAATTAACTCTCCATCATGGTTTGTCCATCCCATTTACTGCAG TAATGTACTAGTCAAAGGACTCACAATCCTTGCACCAGTTGATTCTCCTAATACTGATGGGGTAGACCCAG ATTCATGCACAAACACTCGTATCGAGGACTGCTTCATAGTTTCAGGGGATGACTGCATTGCTGTGAAAAGTGGCTGGGATGAATATGGAATCAAAGTTGGAATGCCTACACAGCACCTAATCATTAGAAGGCTTACTTGCATTTCCCCTGACAGTGCCACCATTGCTCTAGGCAGCGAAATGTCTGGCGGAATCCAAGATGTTAGAGCTGAAGACATCACAGCCATTGATACTGAATCCGGTGTTAGAATTAAGACTGCTGTTGGAAGAGGAGGTTATGTCAAGGACATTTATGTAAGAAGAATGACTTTGAAGACTATGAAGTATGTTTTCTGGATGGCAGGCAATTATAATCAACATCCAGACCCGAAATACGATCCAAAAGCAGTTCCAAAGATTAAAGGAATTAATTATAGAGATGTGGTGGCAGAGAATGTTACTTATTCAGCAAAACTTGATGGAATTCAGGGTGATCCCTTCACTGGAATATGCATTTCTAATGTGACCATTACTTTGACTGAGaagccaaaaaaattacaatggaATTGTACCGATATTGCTGGAGTGACAAGCAATGTGACTCCTACACCGTGTGCGTTGTTGCCTGAGAAGCAAGGTGTGGATTGTGCCTTCCCCACCAGTAGGCTGCCCATTGATGATGTTCAGTTGAAGACTTGTTCTGCGTCCCATTGA